The genomic region TGTTCTCTGGTTTGTTGAAAACTCCGGCGTTTCGTCGGGCACAGAGTGAAGCGCTTGATCGCGCAGCGACCTGGCTTGAGCGTATCGGCCTGCTGGAGCATGCGAACCGTCAGGCCAGTAACCTCGCCTATGGCGACCAGCGTCGTCTGGAGATCGCCCGCTGCATGGTGACCCAGCCGGAAATCCTGATGCTTGATGAACCGGCGGCAGGCCTTAACCCGAAAGAAACGAAAGAGTTGGATGAGCTGATTGCCGAACTGCGCAATCATCACAACACCACTATTCTGTTGATTGAGCACGATATGAAGCTGGTGATGGGTATTTCTGACCGTATTTACGTGGTGAACCAGGGCACGCCGCTAGCGAACGGGACGCCGGAACAGATTCGTAATAACCCGGACGTGATCCGCGCCTATTTAGGTGAAGCATAATGGTGGTGGAGCCTAAAATGGAAAAAGTCATGTTGTCCTTTGACAAAGTCAGTGCCCACTACGGCAAAATCCAGGCGCTGCACGAGGTGAGTCTGCATATTAATCAGGGGGAAATTGTGACCCTGATTGGCGCGAACGGCGCGGGGAAAACCACTCTCCTCGGCACGCTGTGCGGCGACCCCCGCGCGTCCAGCGGTCGGGTTGTGTTTGATGATAAAGACATTACCGACTGGCAGAC from Citrobacter sp. RHB25-C09 harbors:
- the livG gene encoding high-affinity branched-chain amino acid ABC transporter ATP-binding protein LivG; protein product: MSQPLLSVNGLMMRFGGLLAVNNVELELHPQEIVSLIGPNGAGKTTVFNCLTGFYKPTGGSIKLRDQHLEGLPGQQIARMGVVRTFQHVRLFREMTVIENLLVAQHQQLKTGVFSGLLKTPAFRRAQSEALDRAATWLERIGLLEHANRQASNLAYGDQRRLEIARCMVTQPEILMLDEPAAGLNPKETKELDELIAELRNHHNTTILLIEHDMKLVMGISDRIYVVNQGTPLANGTPEQIRNNPDVIRAYLGEA